In Pirellulales bacterium, the sequence GGCTGCGCTCCGCAAGGCGAACCGGCCGATCCGCTGATTGATCTGCTGTTTGGCCTCGGCAAGCCGCTGCTGCCGTTCCGTCGGCTGGTCGAAAAGCCCACGCTGAAAGCAACGGCGGCTCTGTAGCCGCTCCGCGATCACGTGCATGTAGGCCAGCGTTTGGCCCTGCCAAAGCCGTCTCCACATTTGCAGGGTGGCCGCGGCGATCAAACCGTAATCTGCGGTCGCCGAGGGCAGACTGGCCCGGAGCCCGGCCCCGCTGGCATCCTTGAATTCGACAGCCAGGGACACTTGCTCACACAACACCAAGTGATAGTCGAGAGCCTCGATCAGCCGCTCGACGTTGCGGATGATCCATGCTTCACACAGTTCTGGAATGGCAGTGGCTTTGCCGACGCTGCCGCCACGGGAAATGAATTTGTGCGGCAACCTCGTTGTGCTGATCGCCGTAACCGGGTTGCCGTTGAGCTCCCACCATAGGCTCTCACCGGTTTTGGTGAGCAAGCGGCGAATAAGCCGCCGATCGGCTCGGGCAAAGTCTGAGCATGTTTTGATGCCGACGGCTTCCAGTTTGCGTTTGCTGCGGCGGGCAATGCCGGTAATCTCGTCCACCGGCCGATCAGCCAGTAGGCCTGCAATTTGTTCGTCGCTCGTGGCGACGTAGCAGCCGAACGGCTTTGCGTTGTCGGACGCTAACTTGGCAAGCGAGCGTGTCCTGGAAATGCCGATCGTAACAGGAACGCGCACTTGGCGGAGAATCCGCTGCTGCAATTGCCGAGGGTCCACATCGGCGGCTTCAAAGAACATTTCATCGATCGAGTAGTATTCGACCGTGGGGCTGACCGTTTGCAGCATGCCCAGCATTTGCCGGGACAGCACTTCGTACCACTCAAAATCGCGTTTGATGAAGATGGCGTTTGGGCAGAGCGGCCGGGCATCCCAAATCGGCATGCCAGTAGTGACACCCTTCGCCTTGAGTTCATAGCTTTTGGCGATGACACAAGCGCCCTGATTTGACAATACGCCTACCGGCAGCTTGTTGAGATACGAATGCCGCACCCGCTCGGCGGAAACGTAGAAGCAATCGGCGTCAAGATGCGCAATGGCCATAGTGTAAACAAGTACACTATATCGTGGCCATTTGTCAAATGGTGGAAATGGGCCACATTGCCGGAATCAGATATTCACGGGAAAGCTGTTTGTACAATAGCATTAATGCTACTGTGCAATCTGATTGAGTAAGGCACCGAGCCGATAGCCTGCTTCCACCACCCGCCGCTCGGCCACACCACCACCCGTTTTTAGATACCGCTCCGTCAAGTGAATCGGCGGTGCTTCCTTCTCGTCGACATAACCGCGAAGGTAACCGGTCACTTCGGAATCGTAAGCCGTCGATTCAGCCAGCGCGTGGCTTTCATCAAGCCAGGTCTTTTCATCGAGGTTGGTGGCGGCATCGGCGCCAGCCTTGCTCTGCTCGGGATCAGCGATCAACTTGATGGCCCGATTACTTGCGGTACGGTAGGACGCCCGCTGCCCAAGAAACTGATCCCACACCGCGTGCAAATTCTGTCGCTGATCGGTTTTGATCGAGTTGCCGCCGCGATCGCCGGCGGGAAACAGATTTTTAGAATACAACGCGGTGGAGTGTAGCGGTTGGTGGATGTCGCCGACGTCGTGCATGATCCAGCAGAGCATGACGGCTTTCTTGG encodes:
- a CDS encoding nucleotidyltransferase — encoded protein: MAIAHLDADCFYVSAERVRHSYLNKLPVGVLSNQGACVIAKSYELKAKGVTTGMPIWDARPLCPNAIFIKRDFEWYEVLSRQMLGMLQTVSPTVEYYSIDEMFFEAADVDPRQLQQRILRQVRVPVTIGISRTRSLAKLASDNAKPFGCYVATSDEQIAGLLADRPVDEITGIARRSKRKLEAVGIKTCSDFARADRRLIRRLLTKTGESLWWELNGNPVTAISTTRLPHKFISRGGSVGKATAIPELCEAWIIRNVERLIEALDYHLVLCEQVSLAVEFKDASGAGLRASLPSATADYGLIAAATLQMWRRLWQGQTLAYMHVIAERLQSRRCFQRGLFDQPTERQQRLAEAKQQINQRIGRFALRSAATLPLTELYLDRANNYEVCDIHGKTCF
- a CDS encoding S1/P1 nuclease, which encodes MHRILIAALVAAATSTALAWSEAGHKIVGSIAFRQLTPDQQDKIVAILKNHPRWQQDFESKMPAELTIDTERNEWIFQQAAIWPDMARSFQGDARKEFTRGNWHYIDLPMFLTPEDQAALGGTLTENISLEPPDTEQENMNVIQVIRLARRLLADKSTPDAKKAVMLCWIMHDVGDIHQPLHSTALYSKNLFPAGDRGGNSIKTDQRQNLHAVWDQFLGQRASYRTASNRAIKLIADPEQSKAGADAATNLDEKTWLDESHALAESTAYDSEVTGYLRGYVDEKEAPPIHLTERYLKTGGGVAERRVVEAGYRLGALLNQIAQ